The following proteins come from a genomic window of Acinetobacter sp. SAAs474:
- a CDS encoding 4-methylmuconolactone methylisomerase — MIRILYLLQKPENMSKEQFDQECLVHFEMSHAIPGLYKYEVRLIASEPTDIHVPFFDIQAVDAIGECWFEDETQMQIYLDSEIRKNWFEHGKTFIGKLKPFVTKDIV; from the coding sequence ATGATCCGCATTCTTTATTTACTGCAAAAACCTGAAAATATGAGCAAAGAGCAATTTGATCAGGAGTGCCTAGTACACTTTGAAATGTCACATGCTATTCCAGGTTTATACAAATATGAAGTCCGTCTGATTGCATCTGAACCAACAGATATTCATGTGCCCTTTTTCGATATTCAAGCTGTAGATGCAATTGGTGAATGCTGGTTTGAAGATGAAACACAAATGCAAATCTATTTGGATTCAGAAATCCGTAAAAACTGGTTTGAACACGGTAAAACCTTCATTGGTAAATTAAAACCCTTTGTAACCAAAGATATCGTTTAA
- the catC gene encoding muconolactone Delta-isomerase translates to MLFCVEMTVKIPLDSDPVKMDEIKRAEKERAIELQKLGKWPHLWRVTGKYSNISIFDVESNDELHSLLMSLPLFPYMDLKVTALSQHPSSIH, encoded by the coding sequence ATGCTTTTTTGTGTAGAAATGACTGTCAAAATTCCTTTAGACAGCGATCCTGTAAAAATGGACGAAATTAAACGCGCTGAAAAAGAACGTGCCATTGAACTGCAAAAACTGGGTAAATGGCCTCATTTATGGCGTGTTACTGGTAAATACTCAAACATCAGTATTTTTGATGTAGAAAGCAATGATGAACTGCACAGCCTACTAATGAGTCTGCCGCTATTCCCTTATATGGATCTTAAGGTTACAGCGCTTTCCCAACATCCATCTTCGATTCACTAA
- a CDS encoding YciI family protein gives MPYIIETWDKVDHLPLRKKLRNEHLNYLNQKLEILLACGAKLDDKGCDLGGGIYIINVDTREAAHNFIEQDPFYIGGLFQKVKINRWRKAYLDGTSYL, from the coding sequence ATGCCATATATCATAGAAACCTGGGATAAAGTTGACCATTTACCACTCAGAAAAAAACTAAGAAATGAACACTTAAACTATTTAAATCAGAAACTTGAAATTCTTTTGGCCTGTGGCGCAAAACTAGATGATAAAGGCTGCGATTTAGGTGGAGGTATTTATATCATTAATGTTGATACCCGAGAGGCTGCACATAATTTTATTGAACAAGATCCCTTTTATATAGGAGGATTATTTCAAAAAGTTAAAATTAATCGCTGGAGAAAAGCGTATTTAGATGGAACTTCTTACTTATAA
- a CDS encoding 3-oxoacid CoA-transferase subunit A yields the protein MINKIFNSAKDIVKDIQDGSIIAVGGFGGSGMPNELIQALIDQGAKDLTIVSNNAGNGDQGLAALLKVKRVKKLICSFPRQKDAYIFEELYRNNKIELEVVPQGTLAERLRAAGCGIGGFYTRTAYGTLLSENKETKEIDGQGYVFEKALPVDYSLIYAKTGDRWGNLIYNKTARNFAPVMAMAAKTTLVAVDQICELGDLDPEIIITPGIFVDRITLKNGIGA from the coding sequence ATGATTAATAAAATCTTCAATTCGGCAAAGGATATTGTCAAAGATATTCAAGATGGTTCTATTATTGCAGTCGGCGGTTTTGGCGGCTCTGGTATGCCGAATGAACTTATTCAAGCTTTAATTGATCAAGGTGCAAAAGATTTAACAATAGTCAGCAATAATGCTGGTAATGGAGATCAAGGCCTTGCTGCGTTATTAAAAGTCAAACGTGTTAAAAAACTGATTTGCTCCTTCCCCCGCCAAAAAGATGCCTATATTTTTGAAGAATTGTATCGCAACAATAAAATTGAGCTGGAAGTTGTACCCCAAGGTACCCTTGCTGAACGTTTAAGAGCTGCCGGCTGCGGTATCGGTGGTTTTTATACACGTACAGCTTATGGCACCTTACTTTCAGAAAATAAAGAAACTAAAGAAATAGATGGTCAAGGCTACGTCTTTGAGAAAGCTTTACCTGTAGATTATAGCCTGATTTATGCCAAGACTGGTGATCGCTGGGGTAATCTCATTTATAACAAAACTGCTCGAAATTTTGCTCCTGTTATGGCTATGGCTGCAAAAACCACTTTAGTTGCTGTCGATCAAATCTGTGAACTCGGTGATTTAGATCCAGAGATTATTATTACTCCTGGAATTTTTGTCGACCGTATTACACTCAAAAATGGTATTGGAGCATAA
- a CDS encoding acetyl-CoA hydrolase/transferase family protein: MDKIYDISQLDLSHYVQHGDHVIWGQAQSEPTSLTQTLIQNRHKIGKFSVFLGISQFPTCQAEHSDHIEFSSYCGAGYNRILAQHHLLDILPVHYSQFTDLIEQRRLPIDVVLIQVSGPNTQGQYSYSLGQDYLKSAIQHARLVIAEVNKQAPWVYSEQYLTEDDFDVMVYTDRKIEFSNEKPLSEVSLNIAKHAASLIQNGSTLQLGIGSIPEAILKALGQHQHLGIHSGIISDGVMQLMKQGVITNQKKSIDPHLTVTGLISGSTKLHEYVHENPAIQLRPTEYTHHATTLGQLENFIAINSAIEVDLTGQVNAEIANHTYVGAVGGALDFIRAANHVKGGLSIIALPSSGKNFSRIVSHLQGPISTPRSDTAIIITEHGIADLRGLSISQRVKKMISISAPDYRNALTEQAKKIKLI, translated from the coding sequence ATGGACAAAATATACGATATCTCACAACTTGATTTATCCCACTATGTTCAACATGGTGATCATGTGATATGGGGACAAGCTCAATCTGAACCGACGTCATTGACCCAAACTTTAATTCAAAACAGACACAAAATTGGTAAATTTAGCGTCTTTTTAGGGATCAGCCAATTTCCTACATGCCAAGCAGAACATTCGGATCATATTGAGTTTTCAAGCTATTGCGGTGCTGGGTATAACAGAATACTTGCTCAACACCATCTGCTTGACATCTTACCGGTACACTATTCTCAATTTACAGATTTGATAGAACAGCGCAGACTTCCTATCGATGTGGTTTTAATTCAGGTTTCTGGGCCCAATACTCAAGGTCAATATAGCTATAGCCTTGGTCAGGATTACCTAAAATCGGCCATTCAGCATGCCCGCCTAGTCATTGCCGAAGTCAATAAACAGGCCCCTTGGGTTTATTCAGAGCAGTATCTAACTGAAGATGATTTTGACGTTATGGTTTATACAGATCGAAAGATCGAGTTTTCAAACGAAAAACCACTTTCCGAAGTCAGCCTCAATATTGCTAAGCATGCAGCTTCTTTGATTCAAAATGGCTCGACTTTACAACTGGGGATAGGCTCAATTCCTGAAGCCATCTTGAAAGCACTAGGACAACATCAGCATTTGGGTATTCATTCAGGCATCATCAGTGACGGCGTCATGCAACTGATGAAACAAGGTGTCATTACCAATCAAAAGAAAAGTATAGATCCACATCTAACCGTGACTGGATTAATTTCAGGTTCTACAAAGCTACATGAATATGTCCACGAAAATCCAGCAATACAGCTTAGACCTACAGAATATACGCATCATGCTACAACGTTAGGACAGCTTGAGAACTTTATTGCTATTAACTCTGCGATTGAAGTTGATCTAACTGGCCAAGTAAATGCAGAAATTGCCAATCACACCTACGTGGGTGCAGTGGGTGGGGCTTTAGATTTCATTCGGGCGGCTAATCATGTGAAGGGGGGTCTTTCCATTATTGCGTTGCCCTCTTCAGGTAAAAATTTTAGTCGTATTGTTAGTCATTTGCAGGGGCCAATTTCTACACCACGCAGTGATACTGCAATTATCATTACAGAACATGGAATTGCGGACTTACGCGGTCTCAGTATTTCACAGCGGGTAAAAAAAATGATCTCTATTTCTGCTCCTGATTACCGTAATGCATTAACTGAGCAAGCGAAAAAAATAAAATTAATTTAA
- a CDS encoding LysR family transcriptional regulator: MNFDLNDFRLILNISETKNLTRAAEKTFISTPAASNRIKNLEQQLGLKILERSSQGVELTEIGLIYLKYAKSIYHKIECLKGELSQYNNQISGKLSIVANTTAITEYIPQALSEYLIIHPHVDVNLKEMLSEDIVNIVEDKRADLGIISGNIDTKNLQTMPLISSHLILIAPKTHPILQYKNVTLLNAIQYSLVTLHEGSAIQIFLHKLSQQLDKKINIRVQVSSYDSICQMVAAGAGIAIIPLAAFRRLQHIHPNIEYREIDEKWAHRGFKICAINFNEISQFTKDFIECLKSHIH; the protein is encoded by the coding sequence GTGAATTTTGATCTCAATGATTTTAGGCTAATTTTGAATATTTCTGAGACTAAAAATTTAACACGTGCAGCCGAAAAAACGTTTATTTCAACACCAGCAGCCAGCAACCGAATTAAAAATTTAGAGCAGCAATTAGGACTGAAAATTTTAGAACGCTCATCTCAAGGCGTTGAACTGACTGAAATAGGACTGATCTATTTAAAATATGCCAAATCAATTTATCATAAAATCGAATGTCTTAAAGGAGAGCTTTCTCAATATAATAATCAAATATCTGGGAAACTATCAATTGTTGCTAACACGACTGCAATTACTGAATACATCCCTCAGGCTTTATCTGAATATTTAATTATTCATCCACATGTGGATGTAAATCTTAAAGAAATGTTAAGCGAAGACATTGTAAATATTGTTGAAGACAAGCGTGCCGATCTTGGCATTATCTCTGGAAATATTGATACTAAAAATTTGCAGACGATGCCTTTAATTTCATCTCATCTCATTTTAATTGCTCCCAAAACCCACCCAATTCTGCAATACAAAAATGTTACCTTACTGAATGCCATTCAATATTCACTGGTAACTTTACATGAAGGCAGTGCAATCCAAATTTTTTTACATAAACTATCGCAACAATTAGATAAAAAAATAAATATTAGAGTACAAGTTTCAAGCTATGATTCCATCTGTCAAATGGTGGCTGCAGGTGCCGGTATCGCAATTATTCCGCTAGCGGCTTTTCGGCGTTTACAACACATTCATCCCAACATCGAATATAGAGAAATTGATGAAAAATGGGCACATCGCGGCTTTAAAATATGCGCAATCAACTTTAATGAAATCAGCCAATTTACTAAAGATTTTATTGAATGTTTAAAATCTCACATTCATTAA
- a CDS encoding MBL fold metallo-hydrolase, producing the protein MIESRMIGEVKVTRIHEYAAPSHDPKFLFPTADQSLLEENKAMLAPHHWIPQMNKLIVSIQFWVVHAGNNIIVIDTGVGNFKPRPEIPRMHMLNNLITEWMTAAGAPPEKVTHVVITHLHADHVGWNTIWKDNRWTPTFPNAQYYFPKEDFDFCHEGKNREPGVIDVFGDSFFDSVMPVFNEGLVQFIKPHSEIADCLVVEPAPGHSPGQVTFRIRSQMEEAIFCGDVFHSPLQIVRPEINSGYCIWPDIAIKTRMECLERAVSREALLLPVHFGDPYCGYIRKQDNRFIFEPSDIWNRV; encoded by the coding sequence ATGATTGAATCAAGAATGATTGGTGAAGTAAAAGTTACACGTATTCATGAATATGCAGCGCCAAGCCACGACCCTAAATTTTTATTTCCAACAGCAGATCAAAGTTTACTGGAAGAAAACAAGGCGATGCTTGCCCCGCATCATTGGATTCCGCAAATGAACAAATTGATTGTGAGCATTCAATTTTGGGTGGTTCACGCCGGTAATAATATTATTGTGATTGATACAGGTGTTGGCAATTTCAAACCCCGCCCAGAAATTCCACGCATGCATATGCTAAATAACTTAATTACAGAGTGGATGACCGCTGCAGGCGCACCGCCTGAAAAAGTCACACATGTCGTCATCACCCATCTACACGCTGACCATGTCGGCTGGAATACTATTTGGAAAGACAATCGCTGGACACCAACTTTCCCCAATGCTCAATATTATTTCCCTAAAGAAGACTTCGATTTTTGCCATGAAGGTAAAAATAGAGAGCCTGGTGTAATTGATGTATTTGGTGACTCTTTCTTTGACAGTGTAATGCCCGTATTTAATGAAGGTTTAGTTCAATTTATTAAACCGCATTCTGAAATTGCCGATTGTTTAGTTGTAGAACCAGCTCCGGGCCATAGTCCGGGCCAAGTTACATTCCGCATCAGATCCCAAATGGAAGAGGCTATTTTCTGCGGAGATGTTTTCCATAGTCCGTTGCAAATTGTACGTCCAGAAATCAATTCTGGTTATTGTATTTGGCCAGATATTGCCATAAAAACACGAATGGAATGCCTAGAACGCGCTGTTAGCAGAGAAGCTTTACTGTTGCCAGTACATTTTGGTGATCCTTACTGTGGTTATATTCGCAAACAAGATAATAGATTTATCTTCGAACCTTCAGATATATGGAATCGTGTCTAA
- a CDS encoding acetyl-CoA C-acetyltransferase: protein MKEAYIVSPLRTPIGKFGGTLASLTAVDLAVKIMHSLIEKTGIDTSTLDEVIIAQSYASSEAPCIARYAALAANLPLEIPGYTLDRRCGSGLQAIINAAMAIQSGNSQVIMAVGVESMSNIEYYSTNMRWGSRSGNVTFFDRLERDRERSQPTERFGFISGMPETADNLARDYGITREECDAFAVQSHLKAQQAWDTGKFQDEVIPLEVKAKKESKTINFDEGIRKDSTIESLSKLKTLLPNGVTTAGNSSQQNDAAAGCLVVSREYLEKYHLEPMAKIIGWSSVGCDPSRMGIGPVPAVNKLLKNTGIPLEDIDLIEINEAFAAQALAVIKGLNLQDPAKINVNGSGISLGHPIGATGIRIMTSLLHEMKRRNARYGLETMCIGGGQGLAALFERV, encoded by the coding sequence ATGAAAGAAGCTTATATCGTCAGTCCATTACGCACACCAATTGGCAAATTTGGAGGTACTTTGGCCTCGCTGACGGCTGTCGATCTTGCAGTTAAGATAATGCACAGCCTGATTGAAAAAACAGGGATTGATACAAGCACACTGGATGAGGTGATCATTGCACAATCTTATGCATCAAGTGAAGCACCGTGTATTGCACGCTATGCCGCTTTAGCTGCCAATTTACCGCTTGAAATTCCAGGTTATACCCTTGACCGTAGATGTGGCTCAGGTTTACAAGCCATTATCAATGCTGCAATGGCTATTCAATCTGGTAATTCTCAAGTGATTATGGCTGTTGGTGTCGAAAGCATGAGTAATATTGAGTACTATTCGACCAATATGCGCTGGGGTAGTCGTTCAGGCAACGTCACCTTCTTTGATCGCCTTGAACGCGACCGCGAAAGATCACAACCTACTGAACGCTTTGGCTTTATTTCTGGTATGCCCGAAACAGCTGATAATCTTGCACGTGACTATGGTATTACTCGTGAAGAATGTGATGCTTTTGCGGTTCAGAGCCACCTAAAAGCGCAGCAGGCCTGGGATACAGGAAAATTCCAAGATGAGGTAATTCCACTGGAAGTCAAAGCGAAAAAAGAAAGTAAAACCATAAATTTTGATGAAGGCATTCGTAAAGACAGCACCATCGAAAGCCTGAGTAAGCTAAAAACGCTTTTACCGAATGGCGTTACCACCGCGGGGAACTCAAGCCAACAAAATGATGCAGCAGCAGGCTGTTTGGTCGTCAGCCGTGAGTATCTAGAAAAATATCATTTAGAGCCAATGGCGAAAATTATTGGCTGGAGTTCGGTTGGATGTGATCCCAGCCGGATGGGCATTGGCCCAGTTCCCGCAGTCAATAAGTTGCTGAAGAATACCGGTATCCCCCTTGAAGATATTGATCTGATCGAGATCAATGAAGCTTTTGCAGCACAAGCATTGGCTGTGATTAAAGGACTTAACCTTCAGGATCCTGCAAAAATAAACGTGAATGGATCAGGGATTTCCCTCGGTCACCCTATTGGGGCTACAGGGATACGGATTATGACTTCACTGCTACATGAAATGAAACGTCGTAATGCGCGTTATGGGCTGGAAACCATGTGTATTGGCGGTGGACAAGGCTTAGCTGCCTTATTTGAACGGGTATAA
- a CDS encoding OprD family outer membrane porin: MQKSVNKNLLVMGSLCLFITNINIAQANFIDDTVFNVLAKNYYFNRDFRKGEYNSAGQNAQLPVSERKGYREEWAQGFIVNLDSGWTDTPVQFGLNTYALMALKLDSDGYRTGTNNLEVDSNGKPKSATAEFGGAVRAKYHKTEVLLGNQFPNNPIIGTNYSRLLPSMSTGLSIKDHSFDHLTLNFGYFTQMSPVDSTERISYFNTDYNNSIQGKYVTYLGVNYNLKNIETSLYVSELDNVWMQYYLGAKYNHLINDQSSFNLQTNNYLNRDTGEATGGNINTGLISLTGNYKRSHHSFSLAYQQVLGDEPFDWIGFKNNGGIASIPNSVQFSTFTEAKEKSAQIKYEIDFSSYGAEGLSFMTRYIYGWDMDNTASNNIFYTERHIYNQDTDNKHWERDIELRYKIKKGFAKNLDIRIRQATHRATQGYRYGNIDEIRLILEYPFSF; this comes from the coding sequence ATGCAAAAATCAGTAAATAAAAATTTACTGGTTATGGGGTCACTTTGCCTATTCATAACCAATATTAATATAGCCCAAGCCAATTTTATTGACGATACAGTATTTAATGTACTAGCAAAAAATTACTATTTTAACCGTGACTTTCGTAAAGGCGAATATAACTCTGCTGGACAAAATGCACAGCTACCAGTATCTGAGCGTAAAGGGTATCGTGAAGAATGGGCACAAGGCTTTATTGTCAATTTGGACAGTGGCTGGACGGATACGCCAGTACAATTTGGTTTAAATACTTATGCTTTGATGGCTTTAAAACTAGATAGTGACGGCTACCGTACAGGTACTAATAATTTAGAAGTCGACTCAAATGGGAAGCCTAAATCAGCGACTGCTGAATTTGGTGGTGCAGTGCGTGCAAAATATCATAAAACTGAAGTATTACTGGGCAACCAATTCCCCAATAATCCTATTATTGGAACCAACTATTCTCGTCTACTTCCTTCTATGTCTACAGGTTTATCAATTAAAGACCATTCTTTTGATCACCTCACTTTAAATTTCGGCTATTTCACCCAAATGAGTCCTGTAGATTCAACTGAGCGTATCAGTTATTTCAATACCGATTATAACAATAGTATTCAAGGTAAATACGTTACTTATTTAGGGGTAAACTATAACCTGAAAAACATTGAAACATCTTTATATGTGTCAGAATTAGATAATGTCTGGATGCAATATTATTTAGGAGCTAAGTATAATCATTTAATCAATGACCAATCCAGTTTCAATCTGCAAACCAATAACTATCTGAACCGTGATACTGGTGAGGCCACTGGGGGAAATATTAATACTGGTCTAATCTCCTTAACTGGAAATTATAAGCGATCCCACCACAGTTTTAGTTTAGCCTATCAACAGGTTTTAGGGGATGAACCATTTGATTGGATTGGTTTCAAAAATAATGGTGGCATTGCGTCTATCCCAAACAGCGTGCAATTTTCCACATTTACAGAAGCAAAAGAGAAATCTGCTCAAATTAAATATGAAATCGACTTTTCATCTTATGGTGCTGAAGGTTTATCATTTATGACACGCTATATCTATGGCTGGGATATGGATAATACTGCTAGTAACAATATTTTTTATACCGAACGTCATATTTATAATCAGGATACAGATAATAAGCATTGGGAACGTGATATAGAATTACGCTATAAAATAAAAAAAGGTTTTGCTAAAAATTTAGATATCCGTATACGTCAAGCCACGCATCGTGCAACCCAAGGTTATAGGTATGGAAATATCGACGAAATCCGTTTAATTCTTGAATATCCATTCTCATTCTAA
- a CDS encoding 3-oxoacid CoA-transferase subunit B encodes MDIQQKSNLAQRVAQDIPEGAYVNLGIGLPTLVADYFANKEVILQSENGVLGQWNQAEEGEEDWDLINAGKEAIDLKKGGAFFHHADSFGMMRGGHLDYCILGAFQISANGDLANWHTGHPDAIPAVGGAMDLASGAQNVYVMMEHLTKQGHSKIMEKCNYPLTGLACVNRVYTEIATFEFADGAIYVIDIVSPHTADYVQSITDVILDFSRMK; translated from the coding sequence ATGGATATCCAGCAAAAAAGTAACCTTGCTCAACGTGTGGCCCAAGATATTCCTGAAGGTGCTTATGTCAATTTGGGCATTGGTTTACCCACCTTGGTAGCTGACTACTTTGCAAATAAAGAAGTGATTCTACAAAGTGAAAATGGTGTCTTAGGTCAGTGGAATCAGGCTGAAGAAGGTGAAGAAGATTGGGATTTGATCAATGCAGGTAAAGAGGCAATTGATTTAAAAAAAGGCGGCGCTTTTTTTCATCATGCAGATTCTTTTGGAATGATGCGCGGTGGACATTTAGATTATTGTATTTTGGGCGCTTTTCAAATTTCTGCCAATGGTGATCTCGCCAACTGGCATACAGGACATCCTGATGCCATTCCTGCTGTTGGTGGCGCAATGGACTTGGCCTCTGGTGCACAAAATGTTTATGTCATGATGGAACATTTAACTAAACAGGGCCACAGCAAAATTATGGAGAAATGTAATTATCCATTAACAGGACTAGCTTGCGTCAATCGAGTGTATACGGAAATCGCCACTTTTGAATTTGCTGATGGAGCGATCTATGTAATTGACATCGTTTCACCACATACTGCTGATTATGTTCAAAGTATTACCGATGTCATTTTAGATTTTTCAAGAATGAAATAA
- a CDS encoding CaiB/BaiF CoA-transferase family protein, whose product MLPLNNITVIALEHAIAAPFCTRQLADLGARVIKIERPNIGDFARNYDERVDGISSHFVWANRSKESLTLDIKTQAAQDILKQLVLKADVLVQNLAPDSASRLGLSFEELSTINPQIIVCDISGYGDDLEHSGPYRDKKAYDLLIQSEAGFLSITGTPDEYIKAGCSIADIAAGMYAYTNILSALLERQQTGKGKRIDISMLESMAEWMGYPLYYTLRGGSAPPRTGSSHATIYPYGPFPTGDNKKVMLGIQNEREWKAFCKIVLEQPQLALNENFINNLQRSKNRDQLKQIIIDTFNSLTQTQVIERLDVAKIANASVNEMQNLWHHPQLEARQRWTLVNTPIGEIPTLKPVGRKDEDYKLSAVPALSEHTHKILHELGYSEIYIHELTEKSII is encoded by the coding sequence ATGCTTCCTTTAAACAATATTACAGTGATTGCTCTTGAGCATGCTATTGCTGCACCATTTTGCACACGTCAACTTGCAGATTTAGGTGCACGGGTTATTAAAATTGAACGTCCTAATATCGGTGACTTTGCACGAAACTATGATGAACGTGTCGATGGAATATCTTCACATTTTGTATGGGCCAATCGATCTAAAGAAAGTTTAACACTAGATATCAAAACTCAAGCAGCTCAAGATATTCTCAAGCAACTTGTATTAAAAGCCGATGTACTTGTACAAAACCTTGCGCCAGATTCCGCTTCTCGTCTTGGATTGTCTTTTGAAGAATTATCAACAATTAATCCACAAATTATCGTTTGTGATATTTCTGGTTATGGTGATGATTTAGAACATTCTGGACCTTATCGAGATAAAAAAGCATATGACTTACTTATTCAAAGTGAGGCAGGCTTCCTCTCTATTACAGGTACCCCTGATGAATATATAAAAGCAGGATGTTCTATTGCAGATATAGCAGCAGGAATGTATGCCTATACAAATATTCTTTCAGCACTTTTAGAACGCCAACAAACAGGAAAAGGAAAGCGTATTGATATTTCTATGCTAGAAAGTATGGCCGAATGGATGGGTTACCCGCTTTATTATACGCTTCGCGGAGGATCAGCACCACCAAGAACCGGTTCTTCTCATGCTACCATTTATCCTTATGGGCCTTTCCCAACAGGTGATAATAAAAAAGTCATGTTGGGTATTCAAAATGAACGTGAATGGAAAGCTTTTTGTAAAATTGTTCTAGAACAGCCTCAGCTTGCATTAAATGAAAATTTTATTAATAACCTACAAAGATCAAAGAATCGTGACCAACTTAAGCAAATTATTATTGATACATTTAATTCACTCACTCAAACTCAAGTCATTGAACGATTAGATGTAGCTAAAATTGCAAATGCCAGTGTAAATGAAATGCAAAATTTATGGCATCATCCTCAATTAGAAGCACGGCAACGTTGGACTTTAGTAAATACTCCAATTGGTGAAATTCCTACACTAAAACCTGTCGGACGTAAAGATGAAGACTATAAACTTAGCGCTGTGCCAGCTTTAAGTGAACATACGCATAAAATTCTTCATGAATTAGGTTATAGCGAAATTTACATTCATGAATTAACCGAAAAATCAATCATATAG
- the ssb gene encoding single-stranded DNA-binding protein: MPNVNKVILMGVLGRDPESKQFPNGGSIATFSMATTEQWKDKTTGERKELTEWHRITANNRLAEIAGKYLKKGSKVYIEGSLRTRKWKDKASGADREVVEVRADVLQLL; the protein is encoded by the coding sequence ATGCCAAACGTGAACAAAGTTATTTTAATGGGTGTATTGGGTCGTGACCCTGAGAGCAAACAATTTCCTAATGGTGGGAGTATTGCCACTTTCAGTATGGCTACCACTGAGCAATGGAAAGACAAGACCACTGGAGAACGAAAGGAGCTTACAGAATGGCACAGAATCACTGCTAACAACCGACTAGCTGAGATTGCAGGCAAGTACCTTAAAAAAGGTAGTAAGGTTTATATAGAGGGTAGTTTAAGGACTAGAAAGTGGAAAGATAAAGCCAGTGGAGCAGATCGGGAAGTGGTAGAAGTTCGGGCAGATGTATTGCAGCTACTTTAA
- a CDS encoding single-stranded DNA-binding protein: protein MTLKKQFPNGGSIATFSNRLAEIADKDLKKNSKVYIESSLRTRKWKDKAIGADWEVIEVRADVLQ from the coding sequence ATGACCCTGAAAAAACAATTTCCTAATGGTGGGAGTATTGCCACTTTTAGTAATCGATTAGCCGAGATAGCAGACAAAGATCTTAAAAAAAATAGTAAGGTTTATATTGAGAGTAGTTTACGGACAAGGAAATGGAAAGATAAGGCGATTGGAGCAGATTGGGAAGTGATAGAAGTTCGGGCTGATGTGTTGCAGTGA
- the bla gene encoding class A beta-lactamase: MKLLSQLAMAVFLFSSLVSVTMAATLDEQVKTLSENGWQIGISVLDMDDKLISINGDKRFPLDSTVKALACANVLAKVDTKKLTLDHSKIIQQKDIITYSPVVKNYVNKKLTIKQACEITTAYSDNTAANFAIEAGGGPLGLTLFMRSIGDEITRSDRYEPDLVINPEGDIRDTTTPNAMNASMKKLLTGNILSQSSKEQLKEWMMGNKVADNMLRAALPKGWKIADRTGASDYGIRGLTSMVWSETHAPVFISIYVRKSGTSLDERSEVIKLLSDHIVKEYLIE, from the coding sequence ATGAAATTGCTATCGCAATTGGCCATGGCTGTTTTTTTGTTTAGTTCTTTGGTGTCAGTTACTATGGCAGCTACCCTTGACGAGCAGGTCAAAACACTATCAGAAAATGGATGGCAGATTGGGATATCTGTCTTAGATATGGATGATAAATTGATTTCTATCAATGGAGATAAACGATTTCCATTAGACAGCACAGTTAAAGCTCTTGCTTGTGCAAATGTATTAGCTAAGGTTGATACTAAAAAACTTACTTTAGATCATTCAAAAATTATCCAGCAAAAAGATATTATTACTTATTCACCAGTTGTTAAAAATTATGTCAATAAAAAACTAACGATTAAACAAGCATGTGAAATTACAACTGCATATAGTGATAATACTGCAGCAAACTTTGCTATAGAGGCAGGTGGAGGACCACTAGGTTTAACCTTATTTATGCGTTCAATTGGCGATGAGATTACAAGATCAGATAGATATGAGCCTGATCTTGTCATTAATCCTGAAGGTGATATCCGAGATACAACCACTCCTAATGCCATGAATGCCAGTATGAAGAAGTTATTGACGGGTAATATTTTATCTCAAAGTTCAAAAGAGCAATTAAAAGAATGGATGATGGGGAATAAAGTTGCAGATAATATGTTAAGAGCCGCTTTACCTAAAGGATGGAAAATTGCAGATCGTACAGGTGCTAGCGATTATGGCATCAGAGGTTTAACCTCAATGGTATGGTCGGAAACTCACGCACCTGTTTTTATAAGTATTTATGTGAGAAAAAGCGGGACTTCTCTAGATGAACGCTCTGAAGTCATTAAACTTTTAAGTGACCATATTGTAAAAGAGTATTTGATTGAATAA